In Bactrocera neohumeralis isolate Rockhampton unplaced genomic scaffold, APGP_CSIRO_Bneo_wtdbg2-racon-allhic-juicebox.fasta_v2 ctg165_3, whole genome shotgun sequence, one genomic interval encodes:
- the LOC126766549 gene encoding uncharacterized protein LOC126766549 has translation MDAEEVNSTSSFASGTSPMMYHSSTSFTIQHSINMHNITAGLKVHKRPKQIILPKKMFTERQKLRQMEISEPLPSSALQDLRLQQTRQVKTNRNCEKPKSLKRNTNKAVLRPNQLTLGSTQEAPLAAKVFEECVLPELKENLPQSKSTMDGVLSFELQPSVDGAQRSYASIYEIPPAAQTWRRSDCFKGRSEEGLLNEIMEEINMRSTSATYILSTPDNCKPMK, from the coding sequence ATGGACGCTGAGGAGGTGAACTCAACTTCCAGCTTTGCTTCAGGAACCTCTCCTATGATGTACCATAGTTCAACAAGCTTTACCATTCAGCACAgcataaatatgcataatatAACAGCAGGCCTTAAGGTGCACAAGAGGCCGAAGCAAAtaattttacctaaaaaaatgttcaccgAACGACAGAAGCTACGTCAAATGGAGATTTCGGAACCACTGCCCAGCTCAGCGCTCCAAGACCTCCGCCTTCAACAAACAAGGCAAGTCAAAACGAACCGCAATTGTGAAAAGCCAAAATCACTGAAACGGAATACCAACAAAGCGGTATTGCGACCAAATCAACTGACGTTGGGCAGTACACAAGAAGCCCCTCTAGCGGCAAAAGTCTTCGAAGAATGTGTGTTGCCAGAGCTTAAGGAAAACTTACCGCAATCAAAGTCGACTATGGACGGTGTACTTAGCTTTGAGTTGCAACCAAGCGTGGATGGCGCTCAGCGCTCTTACGCCAGTATTTACGAAATACCACCCGCGGCTCAGACTTGGCGGCGCAGCGATTGTTTCAAGGGCCGCAGCGAAGAAGGGCTGTTGAACGAAATCATGGAGGAGATTAATATGCGAAGCACATCGGCCACTTATATCCTTTCAACGCCAGACAACTGCAAACCCATGAAGTAA